One Theropithecus gelada isolate Dixy chromosome 3, Tgel_1.0, whole genome shotgun sequence genomic window carries:
- the LOC112620624 gene encoding mucin-17-like: MPTSTPSRGSTPVTTMSLGTTLVASSEASTLSTTPVDSYFPVTTSSEASSSTTIAEATSMPTSIPSEGSTPLTNMPLSTSPVASSEASTLSTTPVHTSTPVTTSTEAGSSPTTAEGTSMPTSTASQGSTPSTSIPVSTTLLASSEVGTFATTPVDFNTPVTTSTEATSSATTGEGTSMSTSSPSEGSTPVTSMPVSTTLLVNSEASTLSTSPVDTSTPVTTSTESNSSPTTAEVTSIPTSTPRQGSTPLTSIPVSTTPVTISEASTLSTTPFGSKTLVTTSTQASSSPATLQFTTILKSTPSEGSTSLTTMPLSSTHVTSSEASTPSTPSVDTSTPVTSSTQASSTNTTPEVITMPISTPSEGSTPLTTIPVSTTRVTSSQDSTLSTPSVDTSTPVSTSTQVTSSPTTPESTSMPISTPSEGSTPLTTIPVSTTRVTSSQDSTLSTPSVDTSTPVTTSTQVTSPPTTPESTSMPISTPSEGSTPLTTIPVSTTRVTSSAGSMLSAPSVGTSTPVTTTTQVSSSPTTPEGTRMPISTPSEGSTPLTTIPVSTTRVTSSEGSTLSTPSVDTSTPVTTSTQVSSSPTTPEGTSMPISTPSEGSTPLTILPVSTTSETISDPSTPSTPPVDTSTPVTTSTHVSSSPTTPEVTTMPISTPSEGSTPLTTIPVSTTRVTSSEGSTLSTPSVDTSTPVTTSTQHTCDHFYPSQFISYNS; encoded by the exons ATGCCAACCTCAACTCCTAGTCGAGGAAGCACTCCAGTAACAACTATGTCATTGGGCACCACACTGGTGGCCAGTTCTGAGGCTAGCACCCTTTCAACAACTCCTGTTGACTCCTACTTTCCTGTGACCACTTCTAGTGAAGCCAGTTCTTCTACTACAATTGCTGAAGCTACTAGCATGCCAACCTCAATTCCTAGTGAAGGAAGCACTCCATTGACAAATATGCCTCTCAGCACCTCACCA GTGGCCAGTTCTGAGGCTAGCACCCTTTCAACAACTCCTGTTCACACCAGCACACCTGTGACCACTTCGACTGAAGCCGGTTCATCTCCTACAACTGCTGAAGGTACCAGCATGCCAACCTCAACTGCTAGTCAAGGAAGCACTCCATCAACAAGTATACCTGTCAGTACCACACTGCTGGCCAGTTCCGAGGTTGGCACTTTTGCAACCACTCCTGTTGACTTCAACACTCCTGTGACCACTTCTACTGAAGCCACTTCATCTGCTACAACTGGCGAAGGTACCAGCATGTCAACCTCATCTCCTAGTGAAGGAAGCACTCCAGTAACAAGTATGCCTGTCAGCACCACGCTGCTGGTCAATTCTGAGGCTAGCACCCTTTCAACAAGTCCTGTTGACACCAGCACACCTGTGACCACTTCAACTGAATCCAATTCTTCCCCTACAACTGCTGAAGTTACCAGCATACCAACCTCAACTCCTAGGCAAGGAAGCACTCCATTGACAAGTATACCTGTCAGCA CCACGCCAGTGACCATTTCTGAGGCTAGCACCCTTTCAACAACTCCTTTTGGCTCCAAAACTCTTGTTACCACTTCTACGCAAGCCAGTTCATCTCCAGCAACTCTTCAGTTCACCACTATTCTTAAGTCTACTCCAAGTGAAGGAAGCACTTCATTAACAACTATGCCCCTCAGCAGCACACATGTGACCAGTTCTGAGGCTAGCACACCTTCCACACCTTCTGTTGACACCAGCACACCTGTGACTAGTTCTACTCAGGCTAGTTCAACTAATACAACTCCTGAAGTTATCACCATGCCAATATCAACTCCTAGTGAAGGAAGCACTCCATTAACCACTATTCCTGTCAGCACCACACGTGTGACCAGTTCTCAGGATAGCACCCTTTCAACACCTTCTGTTGACACCAGCACACCTGTGAGCACTTCTACCCAAGTCACTTCATCTCCTACCACTCCTGAAAGTACCAGTATGCCAATCTCGACTCCTAGTGAAGGAAGCACTCCATTAACCACTATTCCTGTCAGCACCACACGTGTGACCAGTTCTCAGGATAGCACCCTTTCAACACCTTCTGTTGACACCAGCACACCTGTGACCACTTCTACCCAAGTCACTTCACCTCCTACCACTCCTGAAAGTACCAGTATGCCAATCTCGACTCCTAGTGAAGGAAGCACTCCATTAACAACTATTCCTGTCAGCACCACACGTGTGACCAGTTCTGCGGGCAGCATGCTTTCAGCACCTTCTGTTGGCACCAGCACACCTGTGACCACTACTACCCAAGTCAGTTCATCTCCTACAACTCCTGAAGGTACCAGGATGCCAATCTCGACTCCTAGTGAAGGAAGCACTCCATTAACAACTATTCCTGTCAGCACCACACGTGTGACCAGTTCTGAGGGCAGCACCCTTTCAACACCTTCTGTTGACACCAGCACACCTGTGACCACTTCTACCCAAGTCAGTTCATCTCCTACAACTCCTGAAGGTACCAGTATGCCAATCTCGACTCCTAGTGAAGGAAGCACTCCATTAACAATTTTGCCTGTCAGCACCACATCGGAGACCATTTCTGATCCTAGCACACCTTCAACACCTCCTGTTGACACCAGCACACCTGTGACCACTTCTACCCACGTCAGTTCATCTCCTACAACTCCTGAAGTCACCACCATGCCAATCTCTACTCCTAGTGAAGGAAGCACTCCATTAACAACTATTCCTGTCAGCACCACACGTGTGACCAGTTCTGAGGGCAGCACCCTTTCAACACCTTCTGTTGACACCAGCACACCTGTGACCACTTCTACCCAA CACACCTGTGACCACTTCTACCCAAGTCAGTTCATCTCCTACAACTCCTGA